The Elusimicrobiota bacterium genomic sequence GCGCCCTCAAGTCCGGATTATCCTCGATCAAGCGCGCCGTGGCCATGGTTGTGGATGCCTGGCGGCTAGGGCGCCGCATTTTTTTCGTCGGCGCGGGCACCAGCGGCCGGTTGGGTGTTATGGAAGCGGCGGAATGCCCGCCCACTTTTCATACGCCGCCCGCCCGCATTCAGGCCATTATGGCCGGAGGGTCAAAGGCGGTTTTTAGGTCCCAGGAGGGCGCGGAAGACGACGCTTTCGCGGGACGCCGGGCCGTTCGCCTGAAAATCCGGCCCGGCGATGTGGTGATCGGGATCGCCGCCAGCGGCATCACCCCCTTTGTGCTGGCCGCTCTCAAAGAAGCGCGGCGCCGCGATTGCCGGGTCATCCTGGTGACTTGCAATTCAGAATTCAGCGCTCGCCGCTCAACATTTAAAATCGACGTTCTGATTTCTCTCAACGTGGGCCCGGAGGTCATTGCGGGCTCGACCCGGCTCAAAGCCGGCACCGCTACTAAAATGGCCTTGAATATGATCACCACCGCGGCCATGGTGCGCCTGGGCAAGGTTTACGGCAATTTGATGGTCGATCTTGAAATCAAATCAAACAAGCTCAAGGAACGCGCCATCCGCATCGTGCAGGAATTGACCGGCCTTAATCGCAGCCAGGCCCTCAGGCATCTGCGCTTGGCTAAAGGCCGCAGCAAAGTAGCCATTGTCATGGCTAAAAAAGGCGTCAACCGCTCCCAAGCCATCCGGCTCCTGTCCAAACACCGCCATTCCTTGCGCTCGGCGCTGACATGACGCATCGCTGCGCATTGGGACTGATTTCCGGCACGTCCGCGGACGGCGTCACGACCGCGGTGATCAACATCGACGAGTCGAACAAAAAAAAGCCGGTTGAATTAATCGCTCATCGAACCTACCCTTACCCAGCGCAACTGAGACGGCGCGTCCTAGCCGCCGTCGACATGAAAACTCCGGAAATTTCCCGGCTCAATTTCGAACTGGGCGAATTTTTCGCCCGGGCCGCCGGCGACGAAGTTCGCCGGCTAAAAATCAAAAATCCGAAACTCTCCGTCGAAATCATCGGCAGCCACGGCCAAACCATTTACCACGGCCCGGATGACCGGCCGGCCAATACATTGCAAATCGGGGAGCCGGCCATAATCGCCGAGCGTTTGGGCCTGCCCGTCATCGCAGATTTCAGGCCCGGGGATATGGCGGCCGGCGGCCAAGGCGCTCCGTTGGCGCCTTTTTTTGATTGGTTCCGCTTTCATCGCCTCGCGCCGGTGATTTGCCTCAATATCGGGGGCATCGCCAATATCACGATCGTATCCGAAAAACCGGAACATGTCATCGCCTTCGACACCGGTCCCGGCAATTGCCTGATGGATTTGGCGGTCTCACTCTCGACGCGCGGACGCATGGCGTATGATCAAGACGGCCGCCGGGCCGGGCGCGGGACCATCGATGATGCCGCTTTGCGGCGGGCCTGCGGCCATGCCTATTTTTTGAAAAACCCTCCCAAATCCACCGGGCGGGAGCTGTTCAATCAAAACTTTCTCGAACGCGGCTTCGGAAAAATAAAAAGGATTGAAGACAAGCTGGCCACTTTGGCTGCGTTGACGGCTGAAACGATTTCAACGGCCATCAAAAAATTCCCCCGCTCTCCGGTTCTCGCCAGCGGCGGCGGCGTGCATAACCTGCTGCTGATGAAACTGCTTAAGGAGCGCCTCCCCGGGCATCCCATCGCGCCCACGGATCATTATGGCGTTCATGCCGAAGCCAAAGAAGCCATGGCGTTTGCGCTGATGGCCTGGTGCGCTTGGCGCGGACGGCCCAATCATTTGCCGCAGACAACAGGCGCCACGGGAAAACCGCAAATTCTTGGAAAATTAATCACCTGAAAAAGGACAATGGTGTCTGTCCCTATTTTTATGGGCAGGCGTCTGCAGCGCCTCTGGCCGGCAGGGTGATCACGCCCCCGTCCGCGCAAAGTTCGCGCGCTTTTTGATTGGGCGTTGGGCAATTCCTGACACGAAGTTCCCTTAACAACTGCGTTCGTTGGCGCGCGCAATTAAAAGACATGCCTCCCGAAGCCGGGGTACCCAATGGCGGCGGCAGCGTGGATTGATGGAGTTCCGGCCTCCCCGTAGGGCCGGTTCGATTGGGCCGGATCGCCGTGGGCGATGTTTCGCCTGAAACCTCGTCCCCCGTATAACGCGCAGCCGCCGGCCTGACCTCAGCCGGTTCGATGCCGCCGGGATCATGAACACGCGAACGTCTTCTGCTGGCGGGCATCGCCGCTTCCACGTCCACCGAAATATTAAATGGGAGAGGGACAGCCGCTGCTGAACGGCCCCCGGACCCTCCACCATCTCCTTTGCGGCCGCCGCCGAATGTGCGCGTGCCCACGGTATGCCCTGAATTAGCGCCCTGATTGGCTTCTTCGCCCAGACGCGTGCTTGAATCCGTTAAAGCTGCGGTTCGGGCCGGACGAATACTCCCCAATAAACGCATCATTTCAGTGTAATCAGCGCCATCCCCGGAACCGGCCAGACTCTCCAACTGCCCCCAATCGCCGTTTGAAACCGTAAATTTAATGCCGGCTGCGGCTTGATCGATCATGCTGTCTAATCTGCTGACGACGCGGCTGCAGGACGCTCCTGCTCCGGCCGAATTTCCGGAACCTTCATCTTCCGTTTCCTCTCCTGCGCCGTCATCATTGCAGATGATTTTTTCGCTCAATCCCTCCAAATCAACAAGCTCCAGATCCCTGGCTTCAAGCGTCCAGGGCATGATCATCATCATGATAAATGGATAAATAAAACGACTCATTTTCCCTCGAAAAAGGCCTCTTTTATATGTACCAGCCCATAGGTCAAAAAGCAAGGACAGGCTCGTGAATGCGGGCTTATTCGATATGATACCGGCATATGCACAAGATTGCGGCTTTGGTGATGCCGGCCTTCCGTTTCGGCGTTCACGACCCCAA encodes the following:
- the murQ gene encoding N-acetylmuramic acid 6-phosphate etherase; amino-acid sequence: MRKYHGLATERVNPKTTTIDTLDAGAILNVINQEDESAIRALKSGLSSIKRAVAMVVDAWRLGRRIFFVGAGTSGRLGVMEAAECPPTFHTPPARIQAIMAGGSKAVFRSQEGAEDDAFAGRRAVRLKIRPGDVVIGIAASGITPFVLAALKEARRRDCRVILVTCNSEFSARRSTFKIDVLISLNVGPEVIAGSTRLKAGTATKMALNMITTAAMVRLGKVYGNLMVDLEIKSNKLKERAIRIVQELTGLNRSQALRHLRLAKGRSKVAIVMAKKGVNRSQAIRLLSKHRHSLRSALT
- a CDS encoding anhydro-N-acetylmuramic acid kinase — encoded protein: MTHRCALGLISGTSADGVTTAVINIDESNKKKPVELIAHRTYPYPAQLRRRVLAAVDMKTPEISRLNFELGEFFARAAGDEVRRLKIKNPKLSVEIIGSHGQTIYHGPDDRPANTLQIGEPAIIAERLGLPVIADFRPGDMAAGGQGAPLAPFFDWFRFHRLAPVICLNIGGIANITIVSEKPEHVIAFDTGPGNCLMDLAVSLSTRGRMAYDQDGRRAGRGTIDDAALRRACGHAYFLKNPPKSTGRELFNQNFLERGFGKIKRIEDKLATLAALTAETISTAIKKFPRSPVLASGGGVHNLLLMKLLKERLPGHPIAPTDHYGVHAEAKEAMAFALMAWCAWRGRPNHLPQTTGATGKPQILGKLIT